The proteins below come from a single Chryseobacterium sp. MA9 genomic window:
- a CDS encoding HAD family hydrolase, whose translation MKTDIDIHNHCHFSFDLWLTLIKSHPEFKAKRVELFSSFFNVDKPIGEVAKTVKYYDDLCNTINEVTGGNIDTFEIYLMILSSLNVDVKLLTNEKLNEFYNKSEELFLEYKPVVIFENIHSFFEDIKNQGKTINILSNTGFIKGKTMRKFLIHENLDQYIDFHIYSDEINCSKPNPLIFQEVKNNIKNQDLPMHQILHIGDNPFADYEGAKNFGFSAHLLKH comes from the coding sequence TTGAAAACAGATATCGACATTCATAACCACTGTCATTTTTCCTTTGACCTGTGGCTCACCTTAATCAAATCTCATCCTGAATTTAAAGCAAAAAGAGTTGAGCTGTTCTCCTCATTTTTCAACGTAGATAAACCGATAGGAGAAGTTGCGAAAACCGTAAAATATTACGATGATCTTTGCAATACCATCAATGAAGTGACAGGAGGAAATATAGATACTTTTGAGATCTATCTGATGATTCTCAGTTCTCTGAACGTGGATGTAAAACTTTTGACTAATGAAAAGCTCAATGAGTTTTACAACAAGAGTGAAGAATTGTTTCTGGAATACAAACCAGTTGTGATTTTTGAAAATATCCATAGTTTTTTTGAGGATATCAAAAATCAGGGCAAGACCATTAATATTCTGAGTAATACAGGGTTTATCAAAGGAAAAACAATGCGGAAATTTCTGATTCATGAAAATCTGGATCAGTACATAGATTTCCATATCTACTCTGATGAAATCAACTGTTCCAAACCGAATCCGCTTATTTTTCAGGAAGTGAAAAATAATATCAAAAATCAGGATTTGCCAATGCATCAGATTCTGCATATCGGAGACAATCCATTTGCTGATTATGAAGGAGCAAAGAACTTCGGTTTCAGTGCACATTTACTTAAACACTAA
- a CDS encoding toxic anion resistance protein, with product MENQENQPIDPLGSIEPLKTFEPTPMVPPTPAQPVQNAAPAVLVDREGNVNLTQLQSEERQKYEVLANSIDEANPGSIVNFGAELQKTLTNQSDSFLGNVRRSNSGEVGGLINDLLVELNYVDVDELNGNKVKSFLSKLPFMKKVITQVENLFAKYDKIINNIEQISYKVNAGIITSTKDNAVLQTIFESNVNSIKQIEDLVIAGNIRMERAAVELAQMETAPQNFQDYQIADKRDFIARLDRRMADLKVVRVIMMQSLPQIRLVQNNNVSIAEKAQTILTTTLPVWKNQLSLAVAMYRQQQNIEIQQKVSSTTEEILRKNAERLGQNSINVARANEQTIVSVETLKETTSMLINTLNEVKQIQKQGADNRRKLDQDLQTLEHELKANVRG from the coding sequence ATGGAAAATCAGGAAAATCAACCCATAGATCCACTAGGGTCAATAGAACCTCTTAAAACCTTTGAACCTACTCCAATGGTTCCTCCAACTCCGGCTCAGCCTGTTCAGAATGCAGCACCGGCAGTTCTTGTGGATAGAGAAGGAAATGTAAATCTGACGCAGCTGCAGTCAGAAGAACGCCAGAAATATGAAGTTCTTGCGAACTCTATTGACGAGGCCAACCCAGGTTCCATTGTGAATTTCGGGGCGGAACTTCAGAAAACTTTAACCAATCAGAGTGACAGCTTCTTAGGAAATGTAAGAAGATCAAACTCAGGAGAGGTAGGAGGGCTTATCAATGATCTTTTAGTAGAGCTTAACTATGTAGATGTAGATGAGCTTAACGGAAATAAAGTTAAAAGCTTCCTAAGTAAACTACCATTCATGAAGAAGGTAATTACTCAAGTGGAAAATTTATTTGCAAAATATGACAAGATCATCAATAATATTGAGCAGATCTCTTACAAAGTAAATGCAGGAATCATCACTTCTACAAAAGATAACGCTGTACTTCAGACTATTTTTGAGAGCAATGTGAATTCGATAAAACAAATTGAAGATCTTGTAATTGCAGGAAATATCAGAATGGAAAGAGCTGCAGTAGAATTGGCACAAATGGAAACTGCTCCTCAGAATTTTCAGGATTACCAAATTGCGGATAAGAGAGATTTCATTGCAAGGTTAGACAGAAGAATGGCAGATCTTAAAGTGGTGCGTGTAATCATGATGCAGTCGCTTCCACAGATCAGACTGGTACAGAATAACAATGTTTCTATTGCTGAAAAAGCACAGACAATTCTTACCACTACACTTCCTGTCTGGAAAAACCAACTTTCACTTGCTGTCGCGATGTACAGACAACAGCAGAATATTGAAATCCAGCAGAAGGTATCTTCTACTACTGAAGAAATCTTAAGAAAGAATGCAGAACGACTTGGGCAGAACTCAATAAATGTTGCCAGAGCTAATGAGCAGACTATCGTATCTGTGGAAACATTGAAAGAAACAACATCAATGCTTATCAATACATTGAATGAAGTGAAACAAATCCAGAAACAGGGAGCAGATAACAGAAGAAAACTGGATCAGGATCTTCAGACATTGGAGCATGAACTTAAAGCTAATGTCAGAGGTTAA
- a CDS encoding nuclear transport factor 2 family protein has product MEQKHPLPPFTLETALEKIQLAEDAWNSQDPEKVSKAYTIDSEWRNRDTFVNGREKIVVFLQKKWEKELNYRLKKEYWAHTDNRIAVRFEYEYQTKDGNWFRAYGNENWEFDENGLMAKRYASINDLAIKEEDRKFR; this is encoded by the coding sequence ATGGAACAGAAACATCCGCTTCCGCCTTTCACCCTTGAAACGGCACTGGAAAAAATTCAACTTGCAGAAGATGCCTGGAACAGTCAGGATCCTGAAAAAGTTTCCAAAGCATATACTATCGACAGTGAATGGAGAAACAGAGATACATTTGTGAATGGTAGAGAAAAGATTGTAGTATTTCTTCAGAAAAAATGGGAGAAGGAGCTTAATTATAGGCTTAAAAAAGAATATTGGGCACACACGGATAATCGCATTGCTGTTCGCTTTGAATATGAATATCAGACAAAAGATGGCAACTGGTTCCGAGCATACGGGAATGAAAACTGGGAGTTTGATGAAAACGGATTAATGGCGAAAAGATATGCAAGCATCAATGATCTGGCTATCAAAGAAGAAGATCGAAAGTTCAGATAA
- a CDS encoding TetR/AcrR family transcriptional regulator gives MKSPRERIIETTFQLFAKQGYNSTGINQIISEAEVAKASFYQYFKSKEDLCVEFLNVRHEYWFNELNNFLAKEKDSTSKIIKAFDFLVYMNEKENFRGCSFLNILSEIPMDNVKILSVIQFHKADLRNYFLELMNDDILSDHVYMLFESSIIESQLFKSNELIEKSKKIATNLIQ, from the coding sequence ATGAAATCTCCAAGAGAAAGAATAATAGAAACCACATTTCAATTGTTTGCCAAACAGGGCTATAACTCTACCGGAATCAACCAGATTATTTCTGAAGCAGAAGTAGCCAAAGCAAGCTTCTATCAGTATTTTAAATCCAAAGAAGATCTGTGTGTAGAATTTCTCAATGTTAGACATGAATATTGGTTCAATGAACTCAATAACTTCTTAGCAAAAGAAAAAGATTCAACATCTAAAATTATCAAAGCTTTCGATTTCCTGGTTTATATGAACGAAAAGGAAAACTTCAGAGGGTGCAGCTTCCTGAATATTTTATCAGAAATTCCAATGGATAATGTTAAAATTCTGAGTGTCATTCAGTTTCATAAAGCTGATCTCAGAAATTATTTTTTAGAATTAATGAATGATGATATTCTTTCCGACCATGTCTATATGCTTTTTGAAAGCAGTATCATAGAAAGCCAGCTTTTCAAATCCAATGAATTAATTGAAAAATCAAAAAAAATAGCAACCAATTTAATACAATAA
- a CDS encoding TerD family protein encodes MAINLQKGQRINLKKENGAELSQACVGINWGAIEKKGFFGTKKEAVDLDGSCILYDSNKNVTEVIYFGNLKSRNGSVRHSGDDLTGDVNGDDGLDNEVITVDFSQLEPNVEHVAMVLNSYRGQDFGTIPFASIRIYEGSPTNVREVFAKYDIANDASFSGHVAMVMGVFYKRNGEWKFNAIGDPTADKKLEQTVQTVQMNYL; translated from the coding sequence ATGGCTATCAACTTACAAAAAGGTCAGAGAATCAACCTTAAAAAAGAAAATGGAGCTGAACTTTCCCAAGCTTGTGTAGGAATCAACTGGGGAGCAATTGAGAAAAAAGGATTTTTTGGGACTAAAAAAGAAGCAGTAGACTTAGATGGAAGCTGTATTTTATATGATTCAAACAAAAATGTTACAGAAGTAATCTATTTCGGAAACCTTAAATCCAGAAACGGATCTGTAAGACACAGCGGAGATGACCTTACGGGTGACGTAAACGGAGATGACGGTTTGGATAACGAAGTGATCACTGTAGATTTCAGCCAGCTGGAACCGAATGTAGAGCATGTGGCAATGGTACTGAACAGCTACAGAGGCCAGGATTTCGGGACAATTCCTTTTGCTTCTATCCGTATTTATGAAGGATCACCTACCAATGTAAGAGAAGTTTTTGCAAAATATGATATTGCAAATGATGCTTCTTTCAGCGGACATGTGGCCATGGTAATGGGAGTTTTCTATAAGAGAAACGGAGAGTGGAAATTCAATGCGATCGGAGATCCTACTGCAGACAAAAAACTGGAACAGACGGTTCAGACAGTTCAGATGAATTACCTATAA
- the fusA gene encoding elongation factor G translates to MKYNTRNIGIIAHVDAGKTTLSERLLYYTGLIHKIGNVDEGNTTMDKDIQERNRGITISSAAVSTQWKKDNKVYNINIIDTPGHIDFAVEVERSLRVLDSVVAVFCASSGVQPQTENVWFQAEKHGTSKICFINKMDRIGADFFAVLHEIKTKLNAVPLALQIPIGAEVHFEGVIDLVKMKALYWTDETGETIVEKEIPGTSIAEANEYRLKLMETLAENDEKFFEIFMDAEQTATIEMISEAIQRVCRSGSAVPVLCGSAFKNKGIQPLLDAVVNYLPAPDQLADLKGRDPHTEETVTLERNETAVFSGLVFKVVIDKHMGRLAMLRVYSGKIKSGDTLLNVRTGESFRISRILQMQSDKTLSLEEAKAGDIVALTGIKDAKTGDSLSSLDKPILLESITIPTPVIKVAIEPKTNGDEKSFGLVLAKIQEEDPSLVVERDKQTGETLLSGLGELHLEVTLEKIRLNHGIEVNQGKPKVSYREILTETKVHREKLSKQNGGSGQFADISFEIGPRNDNEHGLEFINMIKGGIIPTEFIPSVEKGFREAMEHGALKGYPLENMKVTLLDGSFHAQDSAAFDFEIAAREGFKAAAKGCSPKLMEPIMQVEIQSIEEYTGAVTADINRRRGIITSIDERSGRKIFAAEVPLASTFGYISDLRTLTSGRASISMKLSHYALVPDFIANTLIT, encoded by the coding sequence ATGAAATACAACACACGAAATATAGGGATCATAGCACACGTAGATGCAGGAAAAACAACGTTGTCGGAACGGCTTCTTTATTACACAGGACTCATTCATAAAATAGGTAATGTAGATGAAGGAAACACCACCATGGATAAAGACATCCAGGAAAGAAACAGAGGGATTACCATTTCATCAGCTGCAGTTTCTACGCAATGGAAAAAAGACAATAAGGTTTATAACATCAACATTATTGATACGCCGGGACACATTGATTTTGCGGTGGAAGTAGAACGCTCTCTAAGAGTTCTGGACAGCGTTGTCGCCGTTTTCTGTGCTTCTTCAGGAGTTCAGCCACAGACTGAAAATGTTTGGTTCCAGGCTGAAAAACATGGAACATCCAAAATATGTTTCATCAATAAAATGGACAGAATTGGAGCAGATTTCTTTGCCGTTCTTCATGAGATAAAAACCAAACTGAATGCTGTTCCTCTGGCTCTTCAGATTCCGATTGGCGCTGAAGTACATTTTGAAGGCGTCATTGATCTTGTCAAAATGAAAGCATTGTACTGGACTGATGAAACCGGAGAAACCATTGTGGAAAAAGAAATTCCTGGCACCTCTATTGCTGAAGCCAATGAATACAGACTGAAATTAATGGAAACTCTTGCAGAAAATGATGAGAAGTTCTTTGAAATTTTTATGGATGCTGAACAAACAGCCACCATTGAAATGATCTCAGAAGCGATACAGAGAGTCTGCAGATCCGGATCAGCTGTTCCTGTTCTTTGTGGCTCTGCTTTTAAGAATAAGGGAATCCAGCCTCTTCTTGATGCTGTGGTAAATTATCTTCCAGCTCCGGATCAGTTAGCTGATCTAAAGGGAAGAGATCCACATACGGAAGAAACAGTAACGTTGGAAAGAAATGAAACTGCTGTTTTTTCAGGGCTTGTCTTCAAAGTTGTGATTGATAAACATATGGGAAGACTGGCTATGCTCCGTGTATATTCCGGAAAAATTAAATCCGGAGATACTTTACTGAATGTAAGAACGGGCGAAAGTTTCAGGATTTCCAGGATTTTACAAATGCAGTCTGACAAAACGTTATCTCTGGAAGAAGCCAAAGCTGGAGATATTGTTGCTTTAACAGGAATAAAAGATGCCAAAACCGGAGATTCTTTATCTTCTTTAGACAAGCCTATATTGCTGGAATCGATTACGATCCCTACTCCTGTTATCAAGGTGGCTATTGAACCGAAAACTAATGGTGACGAGAAATCATTTGGTTTGGTGCTGGCAAAAATCCAGGAAGAAGACCCGTCTTTGGTGGTTGAAAGGGATAAACAGACCGGGGAAACTTTATTGAGTGGACTGGGAGAGCTTCATCTTGAGGTTACTTTGGAAAAAATCCGCCTGAATCACGGTATTGAAGTTAATCAGGGAAAACCTAAAGTTTCTTATCGTGAGATCTTAACGGAAACTAAAGTTCACAGAGAAAAACTGTCCAAGCAAAACGGAGGAAGCGGTCAGTTCGCTGATATTAGTTTTGAAATCGGACCAAGGAATGATAATGAACATGGATTGGAATTCATCAATATGATTAAAGGAGGAATTATTCCCACTGAATTTATTCCTTCTGTGGAAAAAGGATTCAGAGAAGCTATGGAACATGGAGCACTGAAAGGATATCCTTTGGAAAATATGAAGGTCACTCTTCTGGATGGATCTTTCCACGCTCAGGATTCTGCAGCATTTGATTTCGAAATTGCAGCAAGAGAAGGATTCAAAGCGGCGGCAAAAGGATGTAGCCCTAAACTGATGGAACCTATCATGCAGGTAGAGATCCAAAGTATTGAAGAATATACCGGTGCTGTTACTGCGGATATCAACAGAAGAAGAGGAATCATTACTTCTATTGATGAAAGATCAGGAAGAAAGATTTTTGCAGCGGAAGTTCCGTTAGCTTCAACTTTCGGTTACATTTCTGATTTGAGAACGCTTACAAGCGGAAGAGCATCCATCAGCATGAAATTATCACACTACGCTTTAGTGCCTGATTTTATTGCGAATACATTAATAACCTAA
- a CDS encoding phosphoribosyltransferase family protein — protein sequence MNNRYSLHHIHSADEFTFSPAEYSYFKYGDKSYAEKFARELFEGFISENEELLNTNKEIVVLPSPYMAIPTASNFLCFYFKKHLDFYLFQKGKKSSILSKINRNHTYITDYGNLNFEDRKNLIANDTYYIDKDFLRGKLCIFIDDIKITGSHEYTVNRILNEYSVEADFMFLYYAELMNFDLDPKIENFFNYYAVKNVKHVADVMNKESFQFNTRIVKYILGLDSSNFDYLTSKVKKEQMEQLLELAISNNYHLIKEYENNINTLTQTELYYGY from the coding sequence ATGAACAATAGATACAGCTTACACCACATTCATTCCGCAGATGAGTTTACATTTTCACCTGCAGAATACAGCTATTTCAAGTATGGCGATAAGTCGTATGCTGAAAAATTTGCAAGAGAATTATTCGAAGGATTTATTTCCGAAAACGAAGAGCTTTTAAATACAAATAAAGAGATTGTAGTGCTGCCAAGCCCTTACATGGCTATTCCTACGGCTTCCAATTTTTTATGTTTTTACTTTAAAAAACATCTTGATTTTTATTTGTTTCAAAAAGGAAAGAAATCCAGTATTTTATCTAAAATCAATCGTAATCATACTTACATCACAGATTACGGGAATCTTAATTTTGAAGACCGAAAAAATCTGATCGCAAATGATACTTATTATATAGATAAGGATTTTTTGAGAGGAAAACTTTGTATTTTTATAGACGATATAAAAATCACGGGAAGTCATGAATATACAGTGAACAGAATTCTGAATGAATATAGCGTGGAAGCTGATTTTATGTTCCTGTATTATGCGGAACTGATGAATTTTGACCTTGATCCTAAAATTGAAAACTTTTTTAATTATTATGCAGTAAAAAATGTAAAACATGTTGCAGATGTGATGAATAAAGAAAGTTTTCAGTTCAACACTAGGATTGTAAAATATATTTTAGGCCTGGATTCAAGTAATTTTGATTATCTTACGTCTAAAGTAAAAAAAGAACAGATGGAGCAGCTTTTGGAACTTGCTATCAGCAACAATTATCATTTAATAAAAGAATACGAAAATAACATCAATACTTTAACACAAACGGAATTATATTATGGCTATTAA
- a CDS encoding catalase, whose product MPNPLKYNKKFDELNEEEKKLLEINKKTIADFVEQSSSISDVNYATRNAHAKTYAVAKGTFWIEPDIPESLQAFFDKEKFDLTIRFSNAQLKIQNSKKDIPAYGFAVQIRDENGGLLANYPLVNFPLFPINSVATFLKLFTAVNKLYIKKWSSLFPMLFQIAKIIPSLLTNDMVRNMIRLIGKRNDFILSFDYYSVGAYRLGDQVIKIKLCPQSVDKNIGRKQKIKDSLKNYLQMHDFSADVLIQICYDLKDQPINRLNVEWKDSPFIKIGEVRINKDSLLDSRNCSNELLSFNPFESKIFFQPVGKIQKLRDEAYKVSVQTRRKINKLLHGK is encoded by the coding sequence ATGCCAAATCCACTAAAATATAATAAGAAGTTTGATGAACTGAATGAGGAGGAAAAAAAACTTCTGGAAATCAATAAAAAAACAATTGCTGATTTTGTTGAGCAGTCCTCTTCCATCAGTGACGTCAATTATGCAACCCGGAATGCCCATGCTAAAACATATGCCGTAGCAAAGGGAACGTTCTGGATTGAACCTGATATTCCGGAATCTCTACAGGCTTTCTTTGACAAGGAAAAATTTGATCTGACCATCCGGTTTTCCAATGCTCAGCTGAAAATTCAAAATTCAAAAAAAGATATTCCTGCTTATGGGTTTGCTGTACAGATCAGGGATGAGAACGGTGGATTGCTTGCCAATTATCCATTGGTGAATTTCCCTTTGTTCCCTATCAATTCTGTTGCTACTTTTCTGAAATTGTTTACCGCTGTTAATAAGCTTTACATAAAAAAATGGAGCAGCCTGTTTCCAATGCTTTTTCAGATAGCAAAAATAATTCCCTCATTATTAACAAATGACATGGTTCGCAACATGATCAGACTTATTGGGAAAAGAAATGATTTCATCCTGTCGTTTGATTATTATTCTGTAGGAGCTTACCGTCTGGGAGATCAGGTCATTAAAATAAAGCTGTGTCCTCAATCTGTAGATAAAAATATTGGAAGAAAACAAAAGATCAAAGATTCGTTAAAAAACTACCTTCAGATGCATGATTTTTCAGCAGATGTTTTGATACAGATTTGTTATGACCTAAAAGATCAACCGATCAACCGACTGAATGTTGAATGGAAAGATTCTCCTTTTATTAAAATTGGTGAGGTCAGAATCAACAAAGACTCCTTATTGGATTCACGCAATTGTTCGAATGAGCTTCTTTCATTCAATCCTTTTGAAAGTAAAATATTCTTCCAGCCCGTAGGAAAAATACAAAAACTGCGTGATGAAGCTTATAAAGTTTCTGTACAGACGAGGAGAAAGATTAATAAGCTGCTGCATGGGAAATAA
- a CDS encoding TerD family protein, producing MAINLQKGQRENINAPKFTVGLGWDINNTSTGTAFDLDASLFLLGDDKKLVSDNHFIFYNNLESPDKSVIHTGDNLTGEGSGDDEQIKIDLTKIDDAIKEITVVVTIHEADSRKQNFGQVRNSFIRIFNTDTNEEILKYELDEDFSIETAVEFGRIYNRNGEWKFEAVGAGQRDGLEKFVSIYQK from the coding sequence ATGGCTATTAACTTACAAAAAGGACAAAGAGAAAACATTAACGCACCTAAATTTACTGTAGGTTTAGGATGGGATATCAATAATACTTCTACAGGAACAGCTTTCGACCTTGATGCATCTTTATTCTTACTTGGGGACGACAAAAAATTAGTTTCAGATAATCACTTTATTTTCTATAACAACCTTGAGTCTCCGGACAAATCTGTAATCCACACAGGAGATAATCTTACAGGTGAAGGATCAGGGGACGATGAGCAGATCAAGATTGATCTTACGAAAATAGATGATGCTATCAAAGAAATTACAGTAGTAGTAACTATTCACGAAGCAGATTCGAGAAAACAAAACTTTGGACAGGTAAGAAATTCTTTCATCAGAATTTTCAATACAGATACGAATGAAGAGATCTTAAAATATGAATTAGATGAAGACTTCTCAATCGAAACTGCTGTAGAATTCGGAAGAATCTATAACAGAAACGGAGAATGGAAATTTGAGGCTGTAGGTGCAGGACAAAGAGACGGCCTTGAGAAATTTGTATCAATTTATCAGAAGTAA
- a CDS encoding TerC/Alx family metal homeostasis membrane protein has product MEHQSILELHPGLVWGFAVTVVIMLLLDLGVFNKKSHEVSSKEATIWSIVWISLSMVFSGVVYWVFNTDGSPESHALAIEKFTQYQAAYWIEKALSVDNLFVFILVFGFFKVPKYLHHKVLFWGIIGALIFRAIFIFAGVGLINLTYLPEMNIFGEAVKINIVMTLFGLFLVYAGIKSWGDGDDDDDEDYSNTAGARLIKSFWKVSDNYDGDKFFTIQNGIKMATPLLVVVGVIEFTDVLFAVDSIPAIFAISNDPFILYTSNIFAILGLRSLYFLLANFIHMFSKLPYGLAIILSFIGVKMLIAPWIHISSPVSLGIVGGVLVISVLLSIIFPEKEEEKKEELEEK; this is encoded by the coding sequence GTGGAACATCAAAGTATTTTAGAACTGCACCCTGGTCTGGTGTGGGGATTTGCAGTAACAGTCGTTATCATGCTGCTCCTTGACTTAGGGGTATTTAATAAAAAAAGTCATGAAGTCTCTTCCAAAGAAGCTACCATATGGTCTATCGTGTGGATTTCGCTTTCAATGGTTTTTTCAGGAGTGGTGTATTGGGTATTCAATACCGATGGAAGCCCTGAAAGCCACGCTTTAGCAATAGAGAAATTTACACAATATCAGGCAGCCTATTGGATTGAAAAGGCCCTGTCTGTGGATAACTTATTTGTATTTATCCTCGTTTTCGGGTTCTTTAAAGTTCCGAAATACCTTCATCACAAAGTTCTTTTCTGGGGAATCATTGGAGCTCTTATCTTCAGAGCGATATTTATTTTTGCCGGAGTAGGGCTAATCAATCTGACGTATCTTCCTGAAATGAATATCTTTGGAGAAGCAGTGAAAATCAACATTGTAATGACATTGTTCGGATTATTTCTTGTGTATGCGGGAATCAAATCGTGGGGCGATGGTGATGATGATGACGATGAAGATTACAGCAATACAGCAGGAGCAAGACTGATCAAGAGTTTCTGGAAAGTTTCTGACAATTATGATGGAGATAAATTTTTCACCATTCAGAACGGGATTAAAATGGCAACTCCTCTTTTAGTGGTAGTAGGAGTTATCGAATTTACTGACGTTCTTTTCGCGGTAGATTCTATTCCGGCTATTTTTGCAATATCTAATGACCCATTCATCCTTTATACATCAAATATTTTTGCGATTTTAGGATTAAGATCATTATATTTCCTGTTAGCGAATTTTATTCATATGTTCAGCAAACTTCCTTACGGGTTGGCTATCATCCTATCCTTTATTGGAGTTAAAATGCTTATTGCACCATGGATTCACATTTCATCCCCGGTTTCATTAGGAATTGTGGGAGGAGTATTGGTAATCTCTGTTCTTTTATCTATTATCTTCCCAGAAAAAGAAGAAGAGAAGAAAGAAGAGTTGGAAGAAAAATAA
- a CDS encoding SulP family inorganic anion transporter has translation MKNTISLFDFSKKINYKNELLAGFTVAMTMIPESLSFAILAGLSPLTGLYAAFMMGLVTAVLGGRPGMVSGGAGATIVVLIALIQSHGIEYLFATVVLAGILQMLVGIFKLGKFVRLIPQPVMYGFLNGLAIIIFMAQVEQFKIRDSSGVVNWLQGMPLYIMGGLTALTIAIVYFFPKITKVVPASLVAIIIVFALVLGFNIPTKTVADIAHISGNLPSFHIPKIPFSLETLQIIFPYALIMAGVGLIESLLTLSMVDEITNTKGSTNKESVAQGLANITNGFFGGMGGCAMVAQTLVNLNAGSRARLSGIIASLLILIIILCGAPVIEKIPMAALVGVMMMVAISTFQWVSIRIVNKMPKSDIFVGVTVALITVILHNLALAVLIGVIISALVFAWDNAKRIRARKHVDENGVKYYEIYGPLFFGSVMAFTDKFDPMNDPEQVVVDFKESRIVDMSAIEALGKLSKRYQEQNKTLHLRHLSEDCRKILKNAEAVVEVNIQEDPTYKVMPEK, from the coding sequence GAAAAATACTATAAGCTTATTCGATTTTTCGAAGAAAATCAATTACAAAAATGAACTGCTGGCTGGCTTTACTGTAGCAATGACGATGATTCCTGAATCTCTTTCATTTGCTATCCTTGCCGGTTTGTCTCCGCTCACAGGGCTTTATGCAGCCTTTATGATGGGACTCGTAACGGCCGTTTTGGGAGGGCGTCCGGGAATGGTTTCCGGTGGAGCAGGAGCAACCATCGTTGTATTGATCGCTCTGATACAATCTCATGGAATAGAATATCTTTTTGCTACTGTAGTGCTTGCCGGAATACTTCAAATGCTGGTAGGAATTTTTAAACTGGGGAAATTTGTAAGACTTATTCCACAACCTGTTATGTATGGGTTTCTGAACGGACTGGCTATTATCATTTTTATGGCACAGGTAGAACAGTTCAAAATTAGAGATAGCAGCGGAGTGGTGAATTGGTTGCAGGGAATGCCTTTATACATCATGGGGGGCTTAACGGCTCTTACAATTGCCATCGTTTATTTTTTTCCAAAAATCACAAAAGTTGTTCCAGCCTCTCTTGTAGCAATTATAATTGTCTTTGCTTTAGTTCTTGGATTTAATATTCCAACCAAAACCGTAGCAGATATTGCTCATATTAGTGGAAATCTTCCAAGTTTCCATATCCCAAAAATTCCTTTCTCCCTGGAAACTTTACAGATTATTTTCCCTTATGCCTTAATTATGGCCGGAGTAGGTCTTATTGAATCTCTTCTGACATTATCAATGGTAGATGAAATTACTAACACCAAAGGAAGTACAAATAAAGAATCCGTAGCTCAGGGACTGGCTAATATTACCAATGGTTTTTTTGGCGGAATGGGCGGCTGTGCAATGGTAGCACAGACATTGGTGAATCTGAATGCAGGCTCCAGAGCAAGATTATCCGGAATTATAGCCTCTCTGCTTATTTTGATAATTATACTGTGTGGAGCTCCTGTGATAGAGAAAATTCCTATGGCTGCTTTGGTAGGGGTGATGATGATGGTGGCCATCAGTACTTTTCAGTGGGTATCTATCAGAATTGTTAATAAAATGCCGAAGTCGGATATTTTTGTAGGGGTTACCGTAGCACTGATTACTGTAATTTTGCATAATCTGGCTTTAGCAGTGTTGATTGGAGTAATCATTTCAGCATTGGTTTTTGCGTGGGATAATGCTAAAAGAATCAGAGCAAGAAAGCATGTTGATGAAAACGGAGTGAAATATTATGAAATATATGGACCTTTGTTTTTCGGTTCTGTAATGGCATTTACAGATAAATTTGATCCAATGAATGATCCAGAACAGGTGGTGGTTGATTTTAAAGAAAGCCGTATTGTAGATATGAGCGCAATAGAAGCCCTAGGAAAGCTATCTAAACGTTATCAAGAACAAAATAAGACATTACACTTACGACATCTCAGCGAAGACTGTAGGAAAATATTGAAAAATGCAGAAGCTGTAGTAGAGGTTAATATCCAGGAAGATCCAACTTATAAGGTGATGCCGGAAAAATAG